Proteins from a single region of Streptomyces sp. Tu 3180:
- a CDS encoding type I polyketide synthase, with translation MSEDKLRDFLTRVSTDLRRTRARLRQVEAKATEPIAVVSMSCRYPGGVRTPEDLWHLVDTGTDGISGFPDDRGWDLDALYHPDPAHPGTCSTREGGFLHDAADFDPAFFGMSPREALATDPQQRLLLELTWEALERAGLRPSDLRGSATGVFAGVMYNDYATRFLEPPAGVEGHLGNGSAASIASGRISYTFGFEGPALTVDTACSSSLVALHLAVQALRAGECDLAVAGGVAFMSTPVTFLEFSRQRGLSPDGRCKSFAEATDGTGWGEGAGLLLLERLSDARRNGHQVLAVIRGSAVNQDGASSGLTAPNGPAQQRVIRAALASAGLSPADVDAVEAHGTGTPLGDPIEAQALLATYGQDRPDGRPLWLGSLKSNIGHTQAAAGVGGVIKMVQALRHERLPRTLHVDTPTTKVDWTEGDVRLLTEPVAWPRTGRPRRTGVSAFGVSGTNAHVILEEAPPAEPADDAPAGPDDDAAVSRGDDVDTARPAAHTSPVLPWILSAHTPGALEGQARALLDHIEAHPGADDRAVAHTLATRRTFFEHRAVVLGTDRGALLTGLRALSAGESTANTVTGSARRGGKVAFLFSGQGAQRAGMGRELYAAFPVFAEAFDAVCAHVGGELRDVVFGGDAERLARTEWTQPALFAVEVALFRLLESWGVRPDFVGGHSVGEIAAAHVAGVLSLEDACTLVAARGRLMQALPPGGAMVAVEAAEDEIVPLLDGREASVAAVNGPRAVVISGAEAAVSEVAAELAGRGRRTTRLRVSHAFHSPLMEPMLDAFRQVAEGITYTAPALPVVSHITGRLAVEDELTTAEYWVRHVREAVRFADGVTALAAEGVTRFVEVGPDATLTALARTCVPDEQGLLFAATLRKDRDEAHTVVSALASLHTTGLTVDWNALLPGPHPLAELPTYAFERRRYWLDPVTGHPGRRGDHPLLSAGTHLADSTTVMATGRLSRRNQPWLAGLATGGSTSVPGSVLTDLALHTGRALGAHHLAELHIDVPLPLPATGETEVQTVTEAGDGEDRWRFALYARPLAPDADRTDELRPWTRHAHGTLIRVRDEEPAGSPAGTEGTWPPSGAVPVDPEELYGALDVQDAADPAPRSLKAVWRRADDIFAEVALDEGQEADAARFAVHPALLDGALVALTALGHPAPRLLTWSGLTLHAHAATSVRVHITPASGTGATLRLLDGTGTPVLTAQAVSVTPHDPNDLPADAPGLTGDLYTVAWTPAGPASLPEPASTTRLTGPDDILEDVSDTPYAELVVVPWNSAGAVTAAGVHTSTAHALALLQRWLTDPRATRSRLLLVTRRAVAVTGDETATDLEAAAVRGLVKSAQSENPGRFLLLDTDEAPSDDDIALAARLGHEELALRGGRVLAPSLTRADATRAGATAGTAVAAFDPDRTVLITGGTGTVGAATARHLVVRHGVRHLLLLTRRGTDAPGAAELVAELAAHGARATVVSCDAADRDALADVIREIPDDHPLGAVVHAAGVLDDGVITSLTPARLSAVLRPKVDAVCNLRDLTRDHRLSAFVMFSSAAATLAGPGQANYVAANSFLDAFASALRAEGRPALSIAWGLWEADSSMTRELTGAAHSRAARNGVMALPTDDALALFDRALAHTGGTPVPLRLDRAALRRTADRLPPLLRSLTGRPALRTAVAAAQGTPAHERFAQLPEPRRRDAVTDLVRTTLSFVLGHAPGTSVGLDLPFTQLGLDSLTSLELRNTLSRETGLTLPATLAFDCPTPRAVVDHLLTSLGPSAQQDVPTVPAPPNGPSGTPSDDPIAIIGMGCRFPGGVESPEQFWDVLLRGEDTIGEFPADRGWSEVPALGMPDAGGVRLGGFLDDVAGFDAEFFGISPREAVAMDPQQRLLLESSWEAVERAGVDPGSLRGARVGVFAGTNGQDYPALLGVAEGDFGGYVGTGNAASVMSGRLAYVLGLEGPAVTVDTACSSSLVALHLAVQSLRRGECDLALAGGVTVMSTPGAFVEFARQGGLAGDGRCKAFAEGADGTGWGEGVGVLLVERLSDAQANGRRVLAVVRGSAVNQDGASNGLTAPNGPSQQRVIRAALADAGVSAADVDAVEAHGTGTRLGDPIEAQALLATYGQDRERPLWLGSVKSNLGHTQAAAGVAGVIKMVEALRRGVLPATLHVDAPSSRVDWSAGAVRLVTERREWPDTGRARRAGVSSFGLSGTNAHVILEQAPQETTAQPAESDAPPLTPWLVSGEGGDLLRAQAIRLHAYVRTSPDIGPDAVAAALATQRTSFTNRAVIRGRDREELMTGLLALAEDRAAPQVTVGTVTEGRTAFLFSGQGAQRAGMGRELYAAFPVFAEAFDAVCAHVGGELRDVVFGGDAERLARTEWTQPALFAVEVALFRLLESWGVRPDFVGGHSVGEIAAAHVAGVLSLEDACALVSARGRLMQVLPSGGAMVAVEAAEDEVLPLLKGREASVAAVNGPRAVVIAGDEGAVSEVAAELAAQGRRTTRLRVSHAFHSPLMEPMLDAFRQVAEGITYTAPALPVVSHVTGRLAIEDELTTAEYWVRHVREAVRFADGVAALAAEGVTRFVEVGPDATLTALARTCVPDEQRLLFAATLRKDRDEVDTILESVAAGHTTGMAVDWASVIGARSTEGVTLPTYAFRHERFWPQTKRARTADQPEGVGVVDGADTWEAVAPGESRELARSLGVGEEVVEKVVSGLAARRRERSLRAQVDGWRYRITWEPVTPPPAPGGTGRWLVLHPADGSEGLDTVVEALPGCLPLAVPTRADRTSLARDLAAAVRGASLAGVVVLPDSFPWALTAVQALGDVGTTGPVWCVTTGAVSVGHPADGPVHPERAAVWGLGRVAALEHPDRWGGLIDLPSTPDAHTPGLLAAAVASSDEDQLALRADRTFARRLREHPAPLPAVTGWKSPRRVLVTGGTGALGGHVARWLAERGAHEVVLAGRRGPDSPDAGRLVEEVRAAGAERVHVERCDVADRDAVAALLARHRVDAVFHAAGVPDSTPIDEVDEEHLADVWSAKAEGAAHLDELTRGRGLEAFVVFSSIAGVWGSGRQGVYAAANACADAVVEARRGRGDAGLSVAWGPWSGGGMVSSVGAVELERRGLRTMEPRRALLGLGRALEAGDGAVVVADVEWERFVPAFTGRRPSRLLSTVRAVRALGTGGPAGDERTTGITTGSATRSTTVGAAEDVRERLVRRLADRPERERRRALRELVQERATSVLGRSADRAVHVDRPFKDVGFDSLTAVELRNGLSAETGLRLPPSLVFDHPTPRHLADHLHDELFAEPQSATGPLPAVAERDEARLRDALAAIPYAKWRESGLLTAVLALAEGENHAPGAPPRDAGTDATDATDTNGIGSMDVDALVQLALGDASS, from the coding sequence GTGAGCGAGGACAAGCTTCGCGACTTCCTGACCCGAGTCTCCACCGACCTCCGGCGCACCCGCGCGCGGCTGCGCCAGGTCGAGGCCAAGGCGACGGAACCCATCGCGGTCGTCTCCATGAGCTGCCGCTACCCCGGCGGGGTCCGCACCCCCGAAGACCTGTGGCACCTCGTCGACACCGGCACGGACGGCATCTCCGGCTTCCCCGACGACCGGGGCTGGGACCTGGACGCCCTCTACCACCCCGACCCCGCCCACCCGGGGACCTGCTCCACGCGGGAAGGGGGGTTCCTGCACGACGCCGCCGACTTCGACCCCGCCTTCTTCGGCATGTCACCCCGCGAGGCACTCGCCACCGACCCGCAGCAGCGGCTCTTGCTCGAACTGACCTGGGAAGCCCTCGAACGCGCCGGCCTGCGCCCCTCCGACCTGCGCGGCAGTGCCACCGGCGTGTTCGCGGGCGTGATGTACAACGACTACGCCACCCGCTTCCTCGAGCCGCCCGCAGGGGTCGAGGGCCACCTCGGCAACGGCAGCGCGGCCAGCATCGCCTCCGGCCGCATCTCCTACACCTTCGGTTTCGAAGGCCCGGCCCTGACCGTCGACACCGCCTGCTCCTCCTCGCTGGTCGCCCTGCACCTGGCCGTCCAGGCACTGCGCGCCGGGGAATGCGACCTCGCCGTGGCCGGCGGCGTCGCCTTCATGTCCACCCCCGTCACCTTCCTGGAGTTCAGCAGGCAGCGCGGACTCTCGCCCGACGGACGCTGCAAGTCCTTCGCCGAGGCGACCGACGGCACCGGCTGGGGCGAGGGCGCGGGCCTGCTCCTGCTCGAACGCCTCTCCGACGCCCGCCGCAACGGCCACCAGGTCCTCGCCGTCATCCGCGGCTCCGCCGTCAACCAGGACGGTGCGAGCAGCGGTCTCACCGCCCCCAACGGCCCCGCGCAGCAACGCGTCATCCGCGCAGCGCTGGCCTCCGCCGGACTCTCCCCGGCCGACGTCGACGCCGTCGAGGCGCACGGCACCGGCACCCCCCTCGGCGACCCGATCGAGGCGCAGGCCCTGCTCGCCACCTACGGCCAGGACCGGCCGGACGGCCGGCCCCTGTGGCTGGGCTCCCTCAAGTCGAACATCGGCCACACCCAGGCCGCGGCAGGGGTCGGCGGCGTCATCAAGATGGTCCAGGCCCTGCGCCACGAACGTCTGCCGCGCACCCTGCACGTCGACACCCCCACCACGAAGGTCGACTGGACCGAGGGCGACGTACGCCTGCTCACCGAGCCGGTCGCCTGGCCGCGGACCGGACGCCCGCGTCGTACGGGAGTGTCCGCGTTCGGTGTCTCCGGCACCAACGCCCACGTCATCCTGGAGGAGGCCCCGCCCGCCGAACCGGCCGACGACGCGCCCGCCGGCCCGGACGACGACGCGGCCGTCAGCCGGGGTGACGACGTGGACACGGCCCGGCCGGCCGCACACACGTCGCCGGTGCTGCCCTGGATCCTCTCCGCGCACACCCCCGGCGCCCTCGAGGGACAGGCTCGTGCCCTCCTGGACCACATCGAGGCCCACCCCGGCGCGGACGACCGGGCCGTCGCCCACACACTGGCCACCCGGCGCACCTTCTTCGAACACCGCGCCGTCGTCCTCGGCACCGACCGGGGCGCCCTCCTCACCGGTCTGCGCGCTCTCAGCGCCGGTGAGTCCACGGCGAACACGGTGACCGGCAGCGCACGCCGCGGCGGCAAGGTCGCGTTCCTGTTCTCGGGTCAGGGGGCGCAGCGTGCGGGGATGGGGCGGGAGCTGTACGCGGCGTTCCCGGTGTTCGCGGAGGCCTTCGACGCGGTGTGCGCGCACGTCGGCGGCGAGCTGAGGGACGTCGTCTTCGGCGGTGACGCGGAGCGCCTGGCACGCACGGAGTGGACGCAGCCGGCGTTGTTCGCGGTCGAGGTGGCGTTGTTCCGGCTGCTGGAGTCCTGGGGGGTGCGCCCGGACTTCGTGGGCGGGCATTCGGTCGGTGAGATCGCGGCCGCGCACGTGGCGGGGGTGCTGTCCCTGGAGGACGCCTGCACGCTCGTGGCAGCGCGGGGCCGGCTCATGCAGGCGCTGCCGCCGGGTGGGGCGATGGTGGCGGTGGAGGCAGCCGAGGACGAGATCGTCCCGCTGCTGGACGGGCGTGAGGCGTCGGTGGCCGCGGTCAACGGCCCCCGCGCCGTGGTGATCTCCGGCGCCGAGGCGGCCGTGTCCGAGGTGGCCGCGGAGCTGGCCGGACGGGGTCGGCGCACCACCCGTCTGCGGGTCTCGCACGCCTTCCACTCACCCCTGATGGAACCGATGCTGGACGCCTTCCGCCAAGTCGCCGAGGGCATCACCTACACCGCCCCGGCCCTCCCGGTCGTCTCCCACATCACCGGCCGGCTCGCCGTCGAGGACGAGCTGACCACCGCCGAGTACTGGGTGCGCCACGTGCGTGAGGCGGTCCGGTTCGCCGACGGCGTCACCGCCCTGGCGGCGGAGGGCGTCACCCGGTTCGTGGAGGTCGGCCCCGACGCCACCCTCACCGCCCTGGCCCGCACCTGCGTGCCGGACGAGCAGGGACTGCTGTTCGCAGCCACCCTCCGCAAGGACCGCGACGAGGCGCACACCGTCGTGTCCGCCCTGGCGTCCCTGCACACCACGGGACTGACCGTCGACTGGAACGCCCTCCTCCCGGGTCCCCACCCCCTCGCCGAACTGCCCACCTACGCCTTCGAGCGGCGCCGCTACTGGCTCGACCCGGTCACCGGCCACCCCGGCCGCCGCGGCGACCACCCGCTGCTGTCCGCCGGCACCCATCTCGCCGACTCGACCACCGTCATGGCGACCGGACGCCTCTCCCGCCGCAACCAGCCGTGGCTCGCCGGCCTCGCCACCGGCGGCAGCACCTCGGTGCCCGGATCCGTCCTCACCGACCTCGCCCTGCACACCGGACGCGCCCTGGGCGCCCACCACCTCGCCGAACTGCACATCGACGTCCCGTTGCCGCTCCCGGCCACCGGTGAGACCGAGGTGCAGACGGTCACCGAGGCGGGCGACGGCGAGGACCGTTGGCGCTTCGCCCTCTACGCACGGCCGCTCGCCCCCGACGCCGACCGGACCGACGAGCTCCGGCCCTGGACGCGCCACGCCCACGGCACACTGATCCGTGTCCGGGACGAGGAACCGGCCGGCAGCCCCGCCGGCACGGAGGGAACCTGGCCGCCCTCCGGAGCGGTTCCGGTCGATCCCGAAGAGCTGTACGGAGCCCTCGACGTCCAGGACGCCGCGGATCCGGCTCCGCGCTCCCTCAAGGCCGTCTGGCGCCGGGCGGACGACATCTTCGCCGAAGTCGCGCTGGACGAGGGCCAGGAGGCGGATGCCGCGCGGTTCGCCGTGCACCCCGCCCTCCTGGACGGCGCGCTGGTCGCCCTCACCGCGCTCGGCCACCCCGCCCCCCGGCTGCTCACCTGGTCCGGTCTCACCCTGCACGCCCACGCGGCCACCTCGGTCCGCGTCCACATCACCCCGGCTTCCGGCACCGGAGCCACGCTCCGGCTGCTGGACGGCACGGGCACCCCCGTACTGACCGCGCAGGCGGTCTCGGTCACACCTCACGATCCGAACGACCTCCCGGCGGACGCCCCGGGGCTCACCGGAGACCTCTACACCGTCGCCTGGACCCCCGCCGGGCCCGCCTCCCTGCCGGAACCCGCTTCGACGACCCGGCTCACCGGCCCGGACGACATCCTCGAAGACGTCTCCGACACCCCGTACGCCGAACTGGTCGTCGTCCCCTGGAACTCCGCCGGCGCCGTCACGGCAGCCGGTGTGCACACGTCCACCGCGCACGCCCTGGCCCTGCTCCAGCGCTGGCTCACCGACCCCCGCGCCACCCGCTCGCGCCTCCTGCTGGTCACCCGGCGCGCGGTCGCCGTGACCGGCGACGAGACGGCCACCGACCTGGAGGCCGCCGCGGTCCGCGGGCTCGTGAAGTCGGCCCAGTCCGAGAACCCGGGCCGCTTCCTGCTCCTCGACACCGACGAAGCCCCTTCGGACGACGACATCGCTCTCGCCGCCCGCCTCGGCCACGAGGAGCTCGCGCTCCGCGGCGGACGGGTCCTCGCCCCCTCCCTCACGCGGGCGGACGCCACCCGGGCGGGCGCCACAGCGGGAACCGCCGTCGCGGCCTTCGACCCGGACCGGACCGTCCTGATCACCGGCGGCACCGGCACCGTAGGAGCGGCCACGGCCCGCCACCTCGTCGTCCGTCACGGCGTCCGGCACCTCCTGCTCCTGACGCGTCGCGGAACGGACGCCCCGGGAGCGGCCGAACTGGTCGCCGAACTGGCCGCCCACGGTGCTCGGGCCACCGTGGTGAGCTGTGACGCCGCCGACCGCGACGCCCTCGCCGACGTCATCCGCGAGATCCCCGACGACCATCCCCTCGGCGCCGTGGTCCACGCCGCCGGCGTCCTCGACGACGGAGTCATCACCTCCCTCACCCCGGCCCGGCTCTCCGCCGTGCTGCGCCCCAAGGTCGACGCCGTGTGCAACCTGCGCGACCTCACCAGGGACCACCGGCTGTCGGCGTTCGTGATGTTCTCCTCGGCCGCGGCCACCCTCGCAGGCCCCGGCCAGGCCAACTACGTGGCCGCGAACAGCTTCCTCGACGCCTTCGCCTCCGCCCTGCGGGCGGAGGGCCGCCCCGCGCTGTCCATCGCCTGGGGGCTGTGGGAGGCCGACAGCTCCATGACCCGGGAGCTGACCGGTGCCGCCCACAGCAGGGCCGCACGCAACGGCGTCATGGCGCTGCCCACCGACGACGCCCTGGCCCTCTTCGACCGTGCCCTGGCCCATACCGGCGGCACTCCCGTACCGCTGCGCCTGGACCGGGCCGCCCTGCGCCGCACCGCCGACCGGCTCCCGCCCCTGCTGCGCTCCCTGACGGGCCGTCCGGCCCTGCGCACGGCGGTTGCGGCCGCTCAAGGAACCCCTGCTCACGAGAGGTTCGCGCAGCTGCCGGAGCCGAGGCGCCGCGACGCCGTGACCGATCTCGTGCGCACCACCCTGTCCTTCGTACTGGGACACGCGCCGGGCACATCCGTCGGCCTCGACCTGCCGTTCACCCAGCTGGGGCTGGACTCCCTGACCTCCCTCGAGCTGCGCAACACCCTCAGCCGTGAGACCGGCCTGACGCTGCCGGCCACGCTCGCGTTCGACTGCCCCACTCCCCGGGCGGTCGTGGACCACCTGCTGACATCCCTCGGCCCGTCGGCACAGCAGGACGTCCCCACGGTCCCCGCGCCCCCGAACGGCCCGAGCGGTACGCCGTCCGACGACCCGATCGCCATCATCGGGATGGGCTGCCGCTTCCCGGGCGGAGTGGAGAGCCCCGAACAGTTCTGGGACGTACTCCTGCGCGGCGAGGACACCATCGGTGAGTTCCCCGCCGACCGCGGCTGGTCCGAAGTGCCCGCTCTCGGCATGCCGGATGCGGGTGGTGTGCGGCTGGGGGGTTTCCTGGACGACGTGGCCGGGTTCGACGCGGAGTTCTTCGGGATCTCGCCGCGTGAGGCGGTGGCGATGGATCCGCAGCAGCGGTTGTTGCTGGAGTCGTCGTGGGAGGCGGTGGAGCGGGCGGGTGTCGATCCGGGGTCGTTGCGCGGGGCTCGGGTGGGGGTGTTCGCGGGGACCAACGGGCAGGACTATCCGGCCTTGTTGGGTGTGGCGGAGGGTGACTTCGGCGGGTACGTGGGCACGGGCAACGCGGCGAGTGTGATGTCCGGTCGTCTGGCCTATGTGCTGGGGCTGGAGGGGCCGGCGGTCACGGTGGACACGGCGTGCTCGTCGTCGTTGGTGGCGTTGCATCTGGCGGTGCAGTCGCTGCGGCGGGGGGAGTGCGATCTGGCGCTGGCGGGCGGGGTGACGGTGATGTCGACGCCGGGTGCCTTCGTGGAGTTCGCCCGTCAGGGGGGTCTGGCGGGGGACGGCCGGTGCAAGGCGTTCGCGGAGGGGGCGGACGGGACCGGGTGGGGTGAGGGTGTCGGTGTGCTGCTGGTGGAGCGGCTGTCCGACGCGCAGGCGAACGGTCGTCGGGTGCTGGCGGTGGTGCGGGGTTCGGCGGTGAACCAGGACGGTGCGTCGAACGGGTTGACGGCGCCGAACGGTCCGTCGCAGCAGCGGGTGATCCGCGCGGCGCTGGCGGACGCGGGGGTGTCGGCGGCGGACGTGGACGCGGTGGAGGCGCACGGGACGGGGACCCGGCTGGGGGATCCGATCGAGGCGCAGGCGCTGCTGGCCACCTACGGCCAGGACCGCGAGCGCCCTTTGTGGCTGGGGTCGGTGAAGTCGAACCTGGGTCACACGCAGGCGGCGGCGGGGGTGGCCGGTGTGATCAAGATGGTGGAGGCGCTGCGGCGCGGTGTGCTGCCGGCGACGCTGCACGTGGATGCGCCCTCTTCCCGGGTGGACTGGTCGGCCGGCGCCGTGCGACTGGTCACCGAGCGGCGGGAGTGGCCCGACACCGGCCGTGCCCGGCGGGCGGGTGTGTCCTCGTTCGGGCTGAGCGGCACCAACGCCCACGTCATCCTCGAACAAGCCCCGCAGGAGACGACCGCCCAGCCGGCGGAGTCTGACGCTCCGCCCCTGACTCCGTGGCTCGTCTCGGGCGAGGGCGGTGACCTCCTTCGTGCACAGGCGATCCGTCTGCACGCATACGTCCGGACCAGCCCGGACATCGGCCCCGACGCCGTGGCCGCCGCGCTGGCGACGCAGCGGACCTCCTTCACGAACCGAGCCGTGATCCGGGGGCGTGATCGCGAAGAACTCATGACCGGGCTCCTGGCGCTCGCCGAAGACCGTGCCGCTCCCCAGGTCACGGTGGGCACCGTCACCGAGGGCCGCACGGCGTTCCTGTTCTCGGGTCAGGGGGCGCAGCGTGCGGGGATGGGGCGGGAGCTGTACGCGGCGTTCCCGGTGTTCGCGGAGGCCTTCGACGCGGTGTGCGCGCACGTCGGCGGCGAGCTGAGGGACGTCGTCTTCGGCGGTGACGCGGAGCGTCTGGCACGCACGGAGTGGACGCAGCCGGCGCTGTTCGCGGTCGAGGTGGCGTTGTTCCGGCTGCTGGAGTCCTGGGGGGTGCGCCCGGACTTCGTGGGCGGGCATTCGGTCGGTGAGATCGCGGCCGCGCACGTGGCGGGGGTGCTGTCCCTGGAGGACGCGTGTGCGCTGGTGAGCGCGCGGGGCCGGCTGATGCAGGTTCTGCCGTCGGGTGGGGCGATGGTGGCGGTGGAGGCCGCCGAGGACGAGGTGCTGCCCCTGCTCAAGGGGCGTGAGGCGTCGGTGGCCGCGGTCAACGGCCCCCGCGCCGTGGTGATCGCGGGCGACGAAGGGGCCGTGTCCGAGGTGGCCGCGGAGCTGGCCGCACAGGGCCGCCGCACCACCCGTCTGCGGGTCTCGCACGCCTTCCACTCACCCCTGATGGAACCGATGCTGGACGCCTTCCGCCAAGTCGCCGAGGGCATCACCTACACCGCCCCGGCCCTCCCGGTCGTCTCCCACGTCACCGGCCGGCTCGCCATCGAGGACGAGCTGACCACCGCCGAGTACTGGGTGCGCCACGTGCGTGAGGCGGTCCGGTTCGCCGACGGTGTCGCCGCCCTGGCGGCGGAGGGCGTCACCCGGTTCGTGGAGGTCGGCCCCGACGCCACCCTCACCGCCCTGGCCCGCACCTGCGTGCCGGACGAGCAGAGACTGCTGTTCGCAGCCACCCTCCGCAAGGACCGCGACGAGGTGGACACGATCCTGGAGAGCGTGGCCGCCGGGCACACGACCGGGATGGCGGTCGACTGGGCGTCGGTGATCGGTGCCAGGTCCACGGAAGGGGTGACACTTCCGACCTACGCCTTCCGGCACGAGCGGTTCTGGCCGCAGACGAAGCGGGCGCGTACGGCGGACCAGCCCGAAGGCGTCGGCGTCGTGGACGGTGCCGACACCTGGGAGGCGGTCGCTCCCGGGGAGTCCCGTGAACTGGCGCGCTCCCTCGGCGTCGGTGAGGAGGTCGTCGAGAAGGTCGTGTCCGGTCTCGCCGCTCGGCGGCGGGAGCGGTCCCTGCGCGCCCAGGTGGACGGCTGGCGGTACCGCATCACCTGGGAGCCGGTCACGCCGCCTCCGGCACCCGGCGGAACGGGGCGATGGCTGGTGCTCCACCCGGCCGACGGATCGGAGGGGCTCGACACCGTCGTCGAGGCGCTGCCCGGCTGCCTGCCGCTCGCCGTCCCGACGCGCGCCGACCGCACCTCTCTGGCCCGCGACCTGGCCGCGGCGGTCCGTGGTGCTTCCCTCGCCGGAGTGGTCGTCCTGCCCGACTCGTTCCCCTGGGCCCTCACCGCCGTCCAGGCGCTCGGCGACGTCGGCACGACCGGCCCCGTCTGGTGCGTCACCACCGGTGCCGTGTCCGTCGGGCACCCCGCGGACGGCCCCGTGCATCCGGAACGGGCCGCCGTCTGGGGGCTCGGGCGGGTGGCGGCCCTGGAGCACCCCGACCGCTGGGGCGGATTGATCGACCTGCCGTCGACGCCCGATGCGCACACGCCCGGCCTGCTCGCGGCAGCGGTCGCCTCCTCGGACGAGGACCAGCTCGCCCTGCGGGCCGACAGGACCTTCGCGCGTCGTCTTCGCGAGCATCCGGCCCCCCTGCCGGCCGTGACCGGCTGGAAGTCGCCGAGGCGGGTGCTCGTCACCGGCGGCACCGGTGCCCTCGGCGGGCACGTGGCGCGCTGGCTCGCCGAGCGGGGCGCGCACGAGGTCGTGCTCGCCGGCCGGCGCGGCCCCGACTCCCCGGACGCGGGCCGGCTCGTGGAGGAGGTACGCGCCGCGGGAGCGGAACGGGTACATGTCGAACGGTGCGACGTGGCCGACCGTGATGCGGTCGCCGCCCTCCTCGCCCGGCACCGCGTCGATGCCGTCTTCCACGCCGCCGGCGTACCCGACTCCACGCCCATCGACGAGGTCGACGAGGAACACCTGGCCGACGTCTGGTCGGCAAAGGCGGAAGGTGCCGCGCATCTGGACGAGTTGACGCGGGGACGGGGGCTGGAGGCGTTCGTGGTGTTCTCGTCGATCGCGGGCGTGTGGGGGAGCGGCAGGCAGGGCGTGTACGCGGCGGCGAACGCGTGCGCCGACGCGGTCGTGGAAGCGCGCCGAGGCCGCGGCGACGCGGGACTGTCCGTGGCGTGGGGCCCGTGGTCGGGCGGGGGAATGGTGTCGAGTGTGGGTGCGGTGGAGCTGGAGCGCCGCGGGCTGCGGACGATGGAGCCCCGGCGTGCACTGCTGGGACTGGGGCGTGCGCTGGAGGCGGGGGACGGCGCGGTGGTGGTGGCGGACGTGGAGTGGGAGCGGTTCGTTCCCGCGTTCACCGGCCGTCGGCCCAGCCGCCTGCTGAGCACCGTCCGCGCCGTCCGCGCCCTCGGCACCGGCGGCCCCGCCGGGGACGAACGCACGACGGGGATCACCACGGGAAGCGCCACGAGGAGCACGACGGTCGGCGCGGCCGAGGACGTTCGCGAGCGTCTGGTGCGACGCCTGGCCGACCGGCCCGAGAGGGAACGGCGCCGGGCCCTGCGCGAACTCGTCCAGGAACGGGCGACCTCCGTGCTCGGCCGGTCCGCCGATCGCGCGGTGCACGTCGACCGGCCCTTCAAGGACGTCGGGTTCGACTCCCTCACCGCCGTCGAACTGCGCAACGGACTGAGCGCCGAAACCGGCCTGCGGCTGCCCCCGTCCCTCGTCTTCGACCATCCCACCCCGCGGCACCTCGCCGATCACCTCCACGACGAACTCTTCGCGGAACCCCAGTCGGCCACCGGTCCGCTTCCCGCGGTGGCCGAGCGGGACGAGGCCCGCCTCCGTGACGCCCTCGCCGCCATCCCCTACGCCAAGTGGCGGGAGAGCGGCCTGCTGACGGCCGTGCTCGCCCTGGCGGAGGGCGAGAACCACGCGCCGGGCGCACCGCCTCGGGACGCCGGCACCGACGCCACGGACGCCACCGACACCAACGGCATCGGCTCCATGGACGTCGACGCCCTCGTCCAACTGGCCCTCGGGGACGCCTCCTCCTGA
- a CDS encoding 1,4-dihydroxy-6-naphthoate synthase — MTPPLTLAHSPCPNDTFVFHAWTEGLLPEAPEVRLTFADIDVTNGMAARGELDVLKISYGALPHALDDYALLPCGGALGYGCGPLVLSAGPRGPAALTGARIAVPSTSSTAYLLFRLWAAEAVPGGIGDITVLPFHEIMPAVRDGRVDAGLVIHEARFTYGRHGLHRVADMGEEWEKLTGLPIPLGAIVARRSLGEPLLHRIADAVRDSLRAARRTPTASRAYVLRHAQEMEPDVVDQHIGLYVNEFTLGLGRDGLHAVRTLLDRSARLGLLPPLPDGALEATARL, encoded by the coding sequence ATGACGCCACCGCTGACCCTGGCGCACTCGCCGTGCCCCAACGACACGTTCGTCTTCCACGCCTGGACCGAGGGGCTGCTCCCGGAAGCCCCCGAGGTGCGGCTCACCTTCGCCGACATCGACGTCACCAACGGGATGGCCGCACGCGGTGAACTGGACGTGCTGAAGATCTCCTACGGCGCGCTGCCCCACGCCCTGGACGACTACGCCCTGCTGCCGTGCGGCGGAGCCCTCGGCTACGGGTGCGGTCCCCTCGTCCTGTCCGCCGGACCCCGCGGGCCCGCCGCACTGACCGGGGCCCGGATCGCCGTCCCCAGCACCAGCTCCACCGCCTACCTGCTGTTCCGGCTGTGGGCGGCCGAAGCCGTACCGGGCGGCATCGGCGACATCACCGTCCTGCCGTTCCACGAGATCATGCCGGCCGTCCGCGACGGCCGCGTCGACGCCGGCCTGGTCATCCACGAGGCCCGCTTCACCTACGGGCGCCACGGTCTGCACCGCGTGGCCGACATGGGCGAGGAATGGGAGAAGCTGACGGGCCTGCCCATCCCCCTCGGCGCCATCGTCGCCCGCCGCTCCCTCGGCGAGCCCCTGCTGCACCGGATCGCCGACGCCGTACGGGACTCGCTGCGCGCCGCCCGCCGCACACCCACCGCCTCCCGCGCCTACGTCCTGCGGCACGCCCAGGAGATGGAACCGGACGTCGTCGACCAGCACATCGGCCTCTACGTCAACGAGTTCACCCTCGGACTCGGCCGGGACGGCCTGCACGCCGTCCGCACCCTGCTCGACCGCTCCGCCCGGCTGGGCCTGCTGCCGCCGCTGCCGGACGGAGCGCTGGAGGCGACCGCCCGCCTGTGA